The Azospirillum baldaniorum genome contains a region encoding:
- a CDS encoding class II 3-deoxy-7-phosphoheptulonate synthase, which yields MVERWSPDSWRSKPAKQLPTYPDPSKVEAVEQRLSSYPPLVFAGEARRLKDSLAAAAAGNAFLLQGGDCAESFAEFHPNNIRDTFRVLLQMAVVLTFGAAIPVVKVGRMAGQFAKPRSADTEVLEGIELPSYRGDIINGFDFTPDARVPDPERMMQAYTQAAATLNLLRAFSQGGYADLHKVHQWTLGFVERSPAGEQFREIANRLDETLGFMAACGITAQTTPQIRETEFFTSHEALLLPFEQAMTRVDSTTGDWYDVSAHMLWIGDRTRQLDGAHVEFLRGVKNPIGLKCGPTTDPDELIRLIDLLNPTNEPGRLTLIVRMGADKVAEKFPPLLRKVQREGRVVVWSSDPMHGNTVKSSSGYKTRPVEKVLSEARDFFAVHEAEGTHAGGVHFELTGQDVTECTGGAQAITDHKLALRYHTACDPRLNASQALELAFLLAEELKRARLKRDADRRAAAE from the coding sequence ATGGTTGAGCGTTGGTCCCCCGACAGCTGGAGGTCGAAGCCGGCGAAGCAGCTTCCGACCTATCCGGACCCGTCCAAGGTCGAAGCGGTCGAGCAGCGCCTGTCCTCCTATCCCCCGTTGGTCTTTGCGGGCGAGGCGCGCCGGCTGAAGGACAGCCTCGCCGCCGCCGCCGCCGGCAACGCCTTCCTGCTGCAGGGCGGCGACTGCGCGGAGAGCTTCGCGGAGTTCCACCCGAACAACATCCGCGACACCTTCCGCGTCCTGCTGCAGATGGCCGTCGTGCTAACCTTCGGCGCCGCCATCCCGGTGGTCAAGGTGGGCCGCATGGCCGGGCAGTTCGCCAAGCCGCGCTCGGCCGACACCGAGGTGCTGGAGGGGATCGAGCTTCCGTCCTACCGTGGCGACATCATCAACGGCTTCGACTTCACGCCGGACGCCCGCGTTCCCGACCCGGAGCGCATGATGCAGGCCTACACCCAGGCCGCCGCCACGCTGAACCTGCTGCGCGCCTTCTCGCAGGGCGGCTACGCCGACCTGCACAAGGTGCACCAGTGGACGCTGGGCTTCGTCGAGCGCTCCCCCGCCGGTGAGCAGTTCCGCGAGATCGCCAACCGGCTGGACGAGACGCTGGGCTTCATGGCGGCCTGCGGCATCACCGCCCAGACCACCCCGCAGATCCGCGAGACCGAGTTCTTCACCAGCCACGAGGCGCTCCTGCTGCCGTTCGAGCAGGCGATGACCCGCGTCGACAGCACCACCGGCGACTGGTACGACGTCTCGGCCCACATGCTGTGGATCGGCGACCGGACCCGCCAGCTGGACGGCGCGCATGTGGAGTTCCTGCGCGGCGTGAAGAACCCGATCGGCCTGAAGTGCGGCCCGACGACCGATCCGGACGAGTTGATCCGCCTGATCGACCTGCTGAACCCGACCAACGAGCCGGGCCGCCTGACCCTGATCGTCCGCATGGGCGCCGACAAGGTGGCGGAGAAGTTCCCGCCCCTGCTGCGCAAGGTGCAGCGCGAGGGCCGCGTCGTCGTCTGGTCCAGCGATCCGATGCATGGCAACACCGTCAAGTCCTCCAGCGGCTACAAGACCCGCCCGGTGGAGAAGGTGCTGTCGGAGGCGCGCGACTTCTTCGCGGTGCACGAGGCCGAGGGCACCCACGCCGGCGGCGTCCATTTCGAGCTGACCGGCCAGGACGTGACGGAGTGCACGGGTGGCGCCCAGGCGATCACCGACCACAAGCTGGCGCTGCGCTACCACACCGCCTGCGACCCGCGGCTGAACGCCAGCCAGGCGCTGGAACTGGCCTTCCTGCTGGCCGAAGAGTTGAAGCGCGCCCGTCTGAAGCGCGACGCCGACCGCCGCGCGGCGGCGGAGTAA
- a CDS encoding manganese catalase family protein, translating into MFMHNKNLMYTVRVAEPDPKLASLMLEQFGGPQGELAAALRYFTQGLSDEDPGRKDMLIDIATEELSHLEIIGSIVAMLTKGVKGKLAEGAEEVTDLYADIAKGNGSHTLALLYGGGPALTNSAGQLWTGGYIDSIGEPTADLRSNIAAESRAKIIYERLINITPDPGVKDALTFLMTREVAHQKMFEKALYSIENNFPPGKLPGNPEYTDKYYNMSQGDGDMRGPWNQGEQWEFVNVTPDQGPVSGGDGNPSVRLAAEEMKAVNEAAKRTMSRTDVNPVTGADLGAGPGSGKMTPVK; encoded by the coding sequence ATGTTCATGCACAACAAGAACCTGATGTACACGGTCCGCGTCGCCGAACCGGACCCGAAGCTGGCCAGCCTGATGCTGGAACAGTTCGGCGGTCCCCAGGGCGAGTTGGCGGCGGCCTTGCGCTACTTCACGCAGGGCCTTTCCGACGAGGACCCGGGCCGCAAGGACATGCTGATCGACATCGCGACCGAGGAACTGAGCCATCTGGAGATCATCGGCAGCATCGTCGCCATGCTGACCAAGGGCGTGAAGGGCAAGCTGGCCGAGGGCGCCGAGGAGGTCACCGACCTCTACGCCGACATCGCCAAGGGCAACGGCAGCCACACGCTGGCCCTGCTCTACGGCGGCGGCCCGGCCCTGACCAACTCCGCGGGGCAGCTGTGGACCGGCGGCTACATCGACAGCATCGGCGAGCCGACCGCCGACCTGCGCTCCAACATCGCCGCGGAATCGCGGGCCAAGATCATCTATGAGCGCCTCATCAACATCACCCCGGATCCGGGCGTGAAGGACGCGCTGACCTTCCTGATGACCCGCGAGGTGGCGCACCAGAAGATGTTCGAGAAGGCGCTCTATTCCATCGAGAACAACTTCCCGCCGGGCAAGCTGCCGGGCAACCCCGAATACACCGACAAGTACTACAACATGAGCCAGGGCGACGGCGACATGCGCGGCCCGTGGAACCAGGGCGAGCAGTGGGAGTTCGTGAACGTCACCCCCGACCAGGGCCCGGTCAGCGGCGGTGACGGCAACCCCTCGGTCCGGCTGGCGGCGGAAGAGATGAAGGCCGTCAACGAGGCCGCCAAGCGCACCATGTCGCGCACCGACGTGAACCCGGTGACGGGTGCCGACCTCGGCGCCGGCCCCGGCTCCGGCAAGATGACCCCGGTGAAGTAA
- the glmU gene encoding bifunctional UDP-N-acetylglucosamine diphosphorylase/glucosamine-1-phosphate N-acetyltransferase GlmU, translating to MTQHRPLACVILAAGKGTRMKSDLPKVLHRVAGQPMVGHVLSAVRALDPDHVVVVVGPGMDNVADAVAPYPTAVQHEQRGTADAVRAAFGLLEGFDGDVVVLYGDTPLVTPDTLRAMVAARRQPNDPAVVVLGMRPDDPGAYGRLILNARGGLEKIVEYLDASEEERQVSLCNAGLMAFDGARMFDLINRIGNSNAKSEYYLTDVVQIARSNGMACAVVEAAPAEVVGVNSRAELSEVEKLIQRRLRKAAMDNGATLTDPDSVTFCVDTRLGRDVIVGPHVVFGPGVVVADRVEIKAFSHLEQVRVDSGAQVGPYARLRPGAEIGPDAHIGNFVEIKNAKIEAGAKVNHLTYIGDARVGAKANIGAGTITCNYDGYAKSHTDIGAGAFIGSNTALVAPVRVGDGAIVGAGSVVTTDVEGDALVVARGRQQAYTGWAKRFRERKQNEKAKKA from the coding sequence ATGACTCAGCACCGCCCGCTCGCCTGCGTCATTCTCGCCGCCGGCAAAGGCACCCGCATGAAGTCGGACCTGCCAAAGGTCCTGCACCGCGTCGCCGGCCAACCGATGGTCGGCCATGTGCTGTCCGCGGTGAGGGCGCTCGACCCCGATCATGTCGTCGTGGTGGTCGGCCCCGGCATGGACAATGTGGCCGACGCCGTCGCCCCCTACCCCACCGCCGTGCAGCATGAGCAGCGCGGCACCGCCGACGCGGTGCGCGCCGCCTTCGGCCTGCTGGAGGGCTTCGACGGCGATGTGGTGGTGCTCTACGGCGACACGCCGCTGGTCACGCCGGACACGCTGCGCGCCATGGTCGCCGCGCGGCGCCAGCCGAACGACCCGGCGGTCGTCGTGCTGGGCATGCGCCCCGACGATCCCGGCGCCTACGGCCGCCTGATCCTGAACGCCCGCGGCGGGCTGGAGAAGATCGTCGAGTATCTCGACGCCTCGGAGGAGGAGCGCCAGGTCAGCCTGTGCAACGCCGGTCTGATGGCCTTCGACGGCGCGCGGATGTTCGACCTGATCAACCGCATCGGCAACAGCAACGCCAAGAGCGAATACTACCTCACCGACGTGGTGCAGATCGCCCGCAGCAACGGCATGGCCTGCGCCGTGGTCGAGGCCGCCCCGGCGGAGGTCGTCGGCGTGAATTCCCGCGCCGAGCTGTCGGAGGTGGAGAAGCTGATCCAGCGCCGCCTGCGCAAGGCCGCCATGGACAACGGCGCCACCCTGACCGACCCGGACAGCGTCACCTTCTGCGTGGACACCCGCCTCGGCCGCGACGTGATCGTCGGCCCGCATGTGGTGTTCGGCCCCGGCGTGGTCGTCGCCGACCGCGTCGAGATCAAGGCCTTCAGCCATCTGGAGCAGGTGCGGGTGGACAGCGGCGCCCAGGTCGGCCCCTACGCCCGCCTGCGCCCGGGGGCGGAGATCGGCCCCGACGCCCACATCGGCAACTTCGTCGAGATCAAGAACGCGAAGATCGAGGCCGGGGCCAAGGTCAACCACCTGACCTACATCGGCGACGCGCGGGTGGGGGCGAAGGCCAACATCGGCGCCGGGACCATCACCTGCAACTACGACGGCTACGCCAAGAGCCACACCGACATCGGCGCCGGGGCCTTCATCGGCTCCAACACCGCGCTGGTGGCACCGGTCAGGGTGGGCGACGGCGCGATCGTCGGGGCGGGCAGCGTGGTCACCACCGACGTGGAGGGCGACGCGCTGGTCGTGGCGCGCGGGCGCCAGCAGGCTTACACCGGCT
- a CDS encoding HAD-IA family hydrolase, producing MSIMSATIPFSAVVFDLDGTLIDSARDMTRVLNRTLSRFARPTLTEEQVRGMVGDGSAALVRQAFAATGDALTEDALKTALADYLDAYFQDDEPPVLYPGVPETLAVLADSGVRLGLCTNKPERITRKLLDGLGLSALFGALAGGDTLPVKKPDGRHLSWVVDALGGGSAAMVGDNRNDVKAARAAGVPVVAMTYGYPRMPVQELGADILLDRIADLPDALRRLGA from the coding sequence ATGTCCATCATGTCCGCCACCATTCCCTTTTCCGCGGTCGTCTTCGACCTGGACGGCACGCTGATCGACAGCGCGCGGGACATGACCCGCGTCCTGAACCGCACCCTGTCCCGGTTCGCGCGGCCCACCCTGACGGAGGAGCAGGTGCGCGGCATGGTGGGTGACGGGTCGGCCGCCCTCGTCCGGCAGGCCTTCGCGGCGACCGGCGACGCCCTGACCGAGGATGCTCTGAAGACGGCTCTGGCCGACTATCTCGACGCCTATTTCCAGGACGACGAACCCCCGGTGCTCTATCCCGGCGTCCCGGAAACCCTGGCGGTGCTGGCGGACAGTGGCGTCAGGCTGGGGCTGTGCACCAACAAGCCGGAGCGGATCACCCGGAAGCTGCTGGACGGGCTGGGCCTGTCGGCCCTGTTCGGCGCGCTGGCCGGCGGCGACACGCTGCCGGTGAAGAAGCCCGACGGGCGCCATCTGTCCTGGGTCGTCGACGCGCTGGGCGGCGGCAGCGCCGCGATGGTGGGGGACAACCGCAACGACGTTAAGGCCGCCCGCGCCGCCGGGGTGCCGGTGGTGGCGATGACCTACGGTTATCCCCGCATGCCGGTGCAGGAGTTGGGCGCCGATATCCTGCTCGACCGCATCGCCGACCTGCCGGACGCCCTGCGGCGGCTGGGCGCCTGA
- a CDS encoding flagellar basal body-associated FliL family protein: MPVLVAVFLVLLAALGTWTVVSAKSGTRSAGGDRKAQKTYASLPTMTFTLGGSDARLVDIRVLLEIEPTGDPNPAMPFVPRIADQMADRLRQIEPGQLNGAEGANLIKSTVASVMKREAQAIRVREVLLERMVVR, from the coding sequence ATGCCTGTCCTCGTCGCGGTGTTTCTGGTGCTGCTCGCCGCGTTGGGCACCTGGACGGTGGTCTCCGCCAAATCCGGTACGCGAAGCGCCGGTGGCGACCGCAAGGCGCAGAAGACTTACGCGTCCCTGCCGACGATGACCTTCACGCTGGGCGGCAGCGACGCGCGTCTGGTGGACATCCGCGTGCTGCTGGAGATCGAGCCCACCGGGGACCCGAACCCGGCTATGCCCTTCGTTCCGCGCATCGCCGACCAGATGGCCGACCGGCTGCGCCAGATCGAGCCGGGCCAGTTGAACGGGGCCGAGGGCGCCAACCTGATCAAGAGCACCGTGGCGAGCGTGATGAAGCGCGAGGCGCAGGCCATTCGCGTGCGCGAGGTGCTGCTGGAGCGGATGGTGGTGCGGTAG
- a CDS encoding AmpG family muropeptide MFS transporter has protein sequence MKPSSWGQAASVYLDRRVLAILFLGFSEGLPLALTGSTLSVWLREGGISKTAIGLFALVTMPYALKFVWAPLIDRLRLPVMTRLFGRRRGWALVAQAGLMAALIGLGSTNPVTDMWWTAMLAVVVAFFSASQDIVVDAYRVEVLEEHQQAAGAAILVLGYRFGMLAAGAGALYLAEFFGWHVAYYVMAGLVAVGMVTILLNREPKVADTAESKAREQHVADWLAARPHLTGWKADLLAWIYGAVVAPFVEFMTRPSWAAVLLFIACYKLGDVLAGVMSAPFYVDLGFEKTEIANVTKLFGLWATIIGGLIGGVLVGRIGVLRGLLVGGLMQMLSNLGYVMLAQVGHDVSALAVTVALENVCGGIATAAFVAYLSSLCNTAYTATQYALLSSFYKLGGDLFGASSGWLAERMDWSSFFLLSTGGAVPGLLVLLWLMTRPRRDEAVVKAGT, from the coding sequence GTGAAACCATCCTCCTGGGGTCAGGCGGCCTCCGTCTATCTTGACCGGCGCGTTCTGGCCATTCTGTTTCTTGGCTTTTCGGAAGGGCTGCCGCTGGCGCTGACCGGGTCCACCCTGTCGGTCTGGCTGCGCGAGGGCGGCATCAGCAAGACGGCCATTGGCCTGTTCGCGCTGGTCACCATGCCCTACGCGCTGAAGTTCGTCTGGGCGCCGCTGATCGACCGGCTGCGCCTGCCGGTGATGACCCGCCTGTTCGGGCGGCGGCGCGGCTGGGCGCTGGTGGCGCAGGCCGGGCTGATGGCGGCCCTGATCGGGCTGGGCAGCACCAACCCGGTCACGGACATGTGGTGGACCGCCATGCTGGCCGTGGTCGTCGCCTTCTTCTCGGCCAGCCAGGACATCGTGGTCGACGCCTACCGCGTCGAGGTTCTGGAGGAGCACCAGCAGGCCGCGGGTGCGGCCATCCTCGTGCTCGGCTACCGCTTCGGCATGCTGGCGGCGGGGGCGGGGGCTTTGTACCTCGCGGAGTTCTTCGGCTGGCATGTCGCCTACTACGTCATGGCCGGGCTGGTCGCGGTCGGCATGGTGACGATCCTGCTGAACCGCGAGCCGAAGGTCGCGGACACCGCGGAGTCCAAGGCGCGGGAGCAGCATGTGGCCGACTGGCTGGCCGCCCGCCCGCACCTGACGGGCTGGAAGGCGGACCTGCTGGCCTGGATCTACGGCGCCGTCGTGGCGCCCTTCGTGGAGTTCATGACGCGCCCGTCCTGGGCGGCGGTCCTGCTGTTCATCGCCTGCTACAAGCTGGGGGACGTGCTGGCGGGGGTGATGTCGGCGCCCTTCTACGTCGATCTCGGCTTCGAGAAGACGGAGATCGCCAACGTCACCAAGCTGTTCGGCCTATGGGCGACGATCATCGGCGGGCTGATCGGCGGCGTGCTGGTCGGGCGCATCGGCGTGCTGCGCGGGCTGCTGGTCGGCGGGCTGATGCAGATGCTGTCCAACCTCGGCTACGTCATGCTGGCGCAGGTCGGGCACGACGTGTCGGCGCTGGCGGTGACGGTGGCGCTGGAGAATGTTTGCGGCGGCATCGCGACGGCGGCCTTCGTCGCCTACCTGTCCAGCCTGTGCAACACGGCCTACACCGCCACGCAATACGCGCTGCTCAGCAGCTTCTACAAGCTGGGCGGGGACCTGTTCGGGGCGTCGTCCGGCTGGCTGGCCGAGCGGATGGACTGGAGCAGCTTCTTCCTGCTGTCCACCGGCGGGGCGGTGCCGGGGCTGCTGGTTCTGCTGTGGCTGATGACGCGGCCAAGGCGGGACGAGGCGGTCGTGAAGGCCGGAACGTGA
- the gabD gene encoding NADP-dependent succinate-semialdehyde dehydrogenase — protein sequence MPYDSVDTARRLGLKDAELLRFQGFVDGRWIDADSGKTVEVTNPADGSVLGSVPMMGADETRRAIEAAERAWPAWRALTAKERAKTLRTWFDLMMANQEDIARIMTAEQGKPLAEARGEVAYAASFIEWFAEEGKRVYGDTIPQHLPGRRIVVTKEPIGVTAAITPWNFPAAMITRKAGPALAAGCPMVIKPATATPLTALAMAVLAERAGIPAGILSVVTGSARAIGGEMTGNPTVRKLTFTGSTEIGKELMAQCAGTVKKVSLELGGNAPFLVFNDADLDEAVKGAIASKYRNTGQTCVCANRLLVQSGVYDAFAAKLAEAVKALKVGPGLTTEGAQQGPLIDMAAVEKVEDHIRDATEKGARVVLGGKRHELGGSFFEPTILADVTPAMKVAREETFGPVAPLFRFETEEEAVRMANATEFGLAAYFYSRDIGRVWRVAEALEYGIVGINEGIISTEVAPFGGMKESGIGREGSKYGIEDYLEIKYLCMGGIGG from the coding sequence ATGCCGTATGATTCCGTGGACACCGCTCGCCGTCTTGGGTTGAAGGACGCCGAGTTGCTGCGATTCCAGGGCTTCGTCGATGGCCGGTGGATCGACGCCGACAGCGGGAAGACCGTGGAGGTGACCAACCCCGCCGACGGCAGCGTCCTGGGCAGCGTGCCGATGATGGGCGCCGACGAGACGCGCCGGGCCATCGAGGCCGCCGAGCGCGCCTGGCCGGCCTGGCGGGCGCTGACCGCCAAGGAACGAGCGAAGACCCTGCGGACGTGGTTCGACCTGATGATGGCGAACCAGGAGGATATCGCCCGCATCATGACGGCTGAGCAGGGCAAGCCGCTGGCCGAGGCGCGGGGCGAGGTGGCCTACGCCGCGTCCTTCATCGAATGGTTCGCCGAGGAGGGCAAGCGCGTCTACGGCGACACCATCCCGCAGCATCTGCCGGGCCGCCGCATCGTCGTGACCAAGGAGCCGATCGGCGTCACCGCCGCCATCACGCCGTGGAACTTCCCGGCGGCGATGATCACCCGCAAGGCCGGCCCGGCGCTGGCCGCCGGCTGCCCGATGGTCATCAAGCCGGCGACCGCCACCCCGCTGACCGCGCTCGCCATGGCGGTGCTGGCGGAGCGGGCGGGCATTCCGGCGGGCATCCTGAGCGTCGTCACCGGCTCCGCCCGCGCCATTGGCGGCGAGATGACCGGAAACCCGACGGTGCGCAAGCTGACCTTCACCGGCTCCACCGAGATCGGCAAGGAGCTGATGGCCCAATGCGCCGGCACGGTGAAGAAGGTGTCGCTGGAACTGGGCGGCAACGCGCCCTTCCTGGTCTTCAACGACGCCGACCTTGACGAGGCGGTGAAGGGGGCCATCGCGTCGAAGTACCGCAACACCGGCCAGACCTGTGTCTGCGCGAACCGTCTGCTGGTGCAGTCGGGAGTTTACGACGCCTTCGCGGCCAAGCTGGCCGAGGCGGTGAAGGCGCTGAAGGTCGGTCCCGGCCTGACCACCGAAGGGGCGCAGCAAGGGCCGCTGATCGATATGGCGGCGGTGGAGAAGGTCGAGGACCACATCCGCGACGCCACGGAGAAGGGCGCGCGCGTGGTGCTGGGCGGCAAGCGGCACGAACTGGGCGGCAGCTTCTTCGAGCCGACCATCCTCGCCGACGTGACTCCGGCGATGAAGGTGGCGCGCGAGGAAACCTTCGGCCCGGTCGCCCCGCTGTTCCGCTTCGAGACGGAGGAGGAGGCCGTGCGCATGGCCAACGCCACCGAATTCGGTCTGGCCGCCTATTTCTACAGCCGCGACATCGGCCGCGTCTGGCGGGTGGCGGAGGCGCTGGAATACGGCATCGTCGGCATCAACGAGGGCATCATCTCCACCGAGGTCGCCCCCTTCGGCGGCATGAAGGAAAGCGGCATCGGCCGCGAGGGTTCCAAGTACGGCATCGAGGATTACTTGGAAATCAAGTATTTGTGCATGGGCGGCATCGGCGGCTGA
- a CDS encoding DUF3108 domain-containing protein, translating to MTHRTALPAQLSARRPSATLVTGLIAGMCAAFAGLFSLPALAQRWQLDYRVHVGGVAVLDARAELTLTEGRYSVQVNAATDGFLGRLFPWETQSLSVGTVGPDGVVPIRHTQSGVLRGSPRTVTLDYGPDGRVRTQVSPPPQEEDRDPVPENLTRQTRDPLSGVLELLLAGLRGEGCQRTVPIYDGRRRYDMIFTDRGMTMVGASRHSVFSGTARQCRVSHKPIAGYERTPRQPFWQRGGNREERQPVDLWIAPVEGAGPPLPVRLETDSGFGGVVVHLIAARKTDQTAERPAPP from the coding sequence ATGACGCACCGGACCGCGCTTCCCGCCCAGCTTTCCGCCAGACGTCCCTCGGCCACCCTCGTCACCGGCCTCATCGCAGGAATGTGCGCGGCGTTCGCCGGTCTGTTCTCCCTGCCCGCCCTGGCGCAGCGCTGGCAGTTGGACTACCGCGTCCATGTGGGCGGTGTGGCCGTGCTCGACGCGCGGGCGGAACTGACCCTGACCGAGGGCCGCTACAGCGTCCAGGTCAACGCCGCGACGGACGGCTTTCTGGGGCGCCTGTTTCCCTGGGAAACCCAATCGCTCAGCGTCGGCACGGTCGGGCCGGATGGCGTCGTCCCGATCCGCCATACCCAGTCCGGCGTTCTGCGCGGTTCCCCGCGGACCGTCACCTTGGATTATGGGCCGGACGGCCGCGTCCGCACGCAGGTCTCCCCGCCTCCGCAGGAGGAGGACCGCGACCCCGTCCCCGAGAACCTCACCCGTCAGACCCGCGATCCGTTAAGCGGGGTTCTGGAATTGCTGCTCGCCGGGCTTCGCGGCGAGGGATGCCAGCGCACGGTGCCCATTTATGATGGGCGGCGCCGGTATGACATGATCTTCACGGACCGGGGAATGACCATGGTCGGGGCGTCGCGCCATTCGGTGTTCTCGGGGACGGCGCGGCAATGCCGGGTCTCCCACAAGCCGATCGCCGGCTACGAGCGCACGCCGCGCCAACCCTTCTGGCAGCGCGGCGGAAACCGGGAGGAGCGCCAGCCCGTCGATCTGTGGATCGCTCCGGTGGAGGGGGCCGGCCCGCCCCTGCCCGTCCGGCTGGAAACCGACAGCGGATTCGGCGGCGTCGTCGTCCACCTCATCGCCGCCCGCAAGACCGATCAGACGGCGGAGCGTCCCGCCCCGCCTTGA
- the panC gene encoding pantoate--beta-alanine ligase: MTSLAAARLPESEQPLPVVRSVDDLRAQVAAWHRDGKTVALVPTMGALHDGHLALVRRARELADQVVASVFVNPTQFAPHEDFDRYPRDEAGDSRKLASAGCHLLYAPTVRAMYPEGFATAISVGGPAEGLCGTFRPQMFGGVALVVTKLFLQAQPDVAVFGEKDYQQLMVIRRFARDLDIPVRVEGLPTVREADGLAMSSRNAYLSADERARAPELNRALLDAASALAGGAEAATVLEAVRARITAAGFGSIDYVELRDADTLVPVTRAERPARLLAAAWMGKARLIDNVPVLPA; the protein is encoded by the coding sequence ATGACCTCCCTCGCCGCCGCCCGCCTGCCGGAGTCGGAACAGCCCCTGCCGGTCGTCCGCAGCGTGGACGATCTCCGCGCCCAGGTTGCCGCCTGGCACCGCGACGGCAAGACGGTGGCCCTGGTGCCGACCATGGGGGCGCTGCACGACGGCCATCTCGCTTTGGTGCGCCGCGCGCGGGAACTGGCCGACCAAGTGGTCGCCAGCGTCTTCGTCAACCCGACCCAGTTCGCCCCGCACGAGGACTTCGACCGCTACCCGCGCGACGAGGCCGGGGATTCGCGCAAGCTCGCCTCGGCGGGCTGCCATCTGCTCTACGCCCCCACGGTGCGCGCGATGTATCCGGAGGGCTTCGCCACGGCCATCTCGGTCGGCGGCCCGGCGGAGGGGCTGTGCGGCACCTTCCGGCCCCAGATGTTCGGCGGCGTCGCCCTGGTCGTGACCAAGCTGTTCCTGCAGGCCCAGCCCGACGTGGCGGTGTTCGGCGAGAAGGACTACCAGCAGCTCATGGTCATCCGCCGCTTCGCCCGCGATCTCGACATCCCGGTGCGGGTGGAGGGGCTGCCGACGGTGCGGGAAGCCGACGGGCTCGCCATGTCCTCGCGCAACGCCTACCTGTCCGCCGATGAGCGCGCCCGCGCGCCGGAGCTGAACCGCGCGCTCCTCGACGCCGCCTCGGCGCTAGCCGGCGGGGCGGAGGCCGCGACGGTCCTGGAGGCGGTTCGGGCGCGCATCACCGCCGCCGGTTTCGGCTCCATCGACTATGTCGAGCTGCGCGACGCCGACACGCTGGTGCCGGTGACCCGCGCGGAGCGTCCGGCGCGTCTGCTGGCCGCCGCCTGGATGGGCAAGGCCCGCCTGATCGACAACGTCCCGGTCCTTCCGGCGTAG